TAGTGTTGGGATGATGATCATCAGGACCAGGTGTGTAGATTACTGATGAGGAACCGGTTCACTTTggtctatttacattttagcatactgtTTAAGCAGttatacttttttgttttctcaacttgtatatattcaaataattgTTCTTGTATgatatcctattattatttcatgtatattgtatgttgtatcctagtatttcatttatatttatagtcTGTGCtatgtgactgattttgctgctgcaacactgtaatttcccattttattggatcaacatctatctatctatctatctatctatctatctatctatttatttatctatctatctatctatctatctatctatctatctatctatctatctatctagctatctatctatctctttatctatctatctatctatttatctatctatctatctatctatctatctatctatctatctatctatctatctatctatctatctatctataaccTGACACATTTACAGCAGCTATTTGCACTTCATTTTCCTAAGCCATTTGATAAGGAAATGCCTTAAAATCTGTACATCGTTTTAGGAAAACATGGTAGTTGCCAAGGAAAAAAATCATCCTCTAGGGCATTCATCCTATTTTGTCTCTAATTGTTCTACAAATGTTTAACTTGAGCCCGCTACTGCCTCTGAAAGACAGCAACGTCGGCCTAAAAGATTCATggcttttgagaaaacattcGGTGCATAAGCCATCCCTTTGTTCTGCCATTGTTCTTAAGAAACCTTTATGGTCACCATGATGTTGCATCATCAAGCAATAATCTGCAATCCTAAGTAAACTCTCCAGTAACACATGCAACCCACTTGTCgccttttgttttgatacaTGCAGTTCATCTACTTTCACCCATCATGTGAACTAACACTGTGCCTGTGTGGTGGAATAACAGAGAGGATGCAGAACAAATGTGCTTTGAAGTCACGCTGAATAGCAGTGATTGATCAGTCACCCAGCGGTACCAtgatgtgtttgttttccatACACAACAATGGGTAGACTCTTGTCCTGGGATGTCACTTGTCCATTTTTGTGTGCCAGAGGGACATGAATCCTTTGTTGTTCTCTTGTGACGTTCACTGTTTATCCTAAACTGACAAAACTGAGTGTTGGAAATTAAACGTCTACAGAGCAAATATATCTACACAAGAAACCTAATTGCTTTTCAAAATCTGTTTCAAGTGTCTACTTTGcataaaatgcatgtttgacCTATTGGATCTTGGGGTATTTGAGTAGAAAATGATGCTCtaatacagtttttctccattggtttggctcatttcttgaaacagaaattacattctcaaaactctAAGATCATTTGGCAAAACATTCTTACAGTTTAGCACAACACTATAGCTCACTTGCAAAAGCTCATATCTCTCCCAAAACAGTTCACTCatgcttcaaaactaaattcatttCTCATATATAGAGTCAGTGCcaccaaaatggcaaagatcCTTCTCAATTGCTTCGCTCATTTCTCGAAACAGACCGGACGTTCTCAACACTCTTGGTGCTTTTgccaaaataacgtggatggttcggcACAACACCATGGGTCACCTGCAAAAGCTCATACCTCTCCCAAAACAGTTCACTCATGTGTCAAAACTAAATTTCCTTCTCATTTCACCAGTCAGTGCCCCCAAAATGCTTTGTCCCTTTAGCATTATGTAAGCACTGCAAGTCAGAATGtttagatattttgtcactatggCAGAGGACATGGAAATATCCCTCATATCACTTTCAGTCTAGCCAGCTTCATTAACAATGGTGACAACCCGACAATGCGTGAGCTTAGAATTGTAAGGTTCTATCTCCGTTTAGGGTAGTTCTGAGATATTGAGCATCAAAGTTTTTACATCCCAGCTGACAAAACCGTTGTAGTATAATCTCTATTATAGCCTTATCTacagtaatcttttttttttttacaaaaataaaaccacacaggcattactgtaataaacacctAATGGATCAGATTGTGGCAAAAACTCAATGTCGACCAAAAGTGGAGATATAACCTTATAATTCTAAGCTCACGATGGttactgtactgtttttttgtgcttacaCAATAATtgtgtaaaactgaaaaaagaaataggatttcacaaaaatatatactgtaatacagaattttatcattcacacacatactgtaaagtaCTTCTATACAtcagagaaaagaaatgtataCAGCATAACACGTaatataaacacaaataaaaatcaatgaaaattATATACAGCCTACAGCGCCTCACCCTCCTCTCCTGACCTATTCCACCACAcgcacccttcctcctcctcctcctctccctcctcctcctcctctcctcctcttcctccttaaCTCCTCCTACTCGAGCAGGCAGTTGCTCTTTTACGTGGCCAGTGCCTCCATGTTCAGAAATTGTGCTGGTCTTGCATTGTCAAGATCTTTCTATACATGTTTGGGAGCATTCCAGTCATGGACAGCACCTGTCATGTAACTAAACATACTGTTGATTGGTCatctgagatgtgtgaaactcCTCCTCGTTAGAAAGTTGTTTCACCTGACTGTcaattgctgtgaaaaaaattttttatcaAATGTTCCAAGGGATTCATATGTGGATTCATGGTGTTCTTGACTCATTTTGACATGAACAGACTATGTGGCATGAATGGCTTATACACGAAATGATGCTGACAAGTTTGGAGTGAACAACCATTAGACCGAAGATCAACAATCAGTTTAGATCAGCAAGATCTATTCACTTGGAAATTGTGCAAATGTAGGCTACCTACTTAATCATTTGCAAAGATGTACTGAGACATTGAGGCATGTACTTAGGCATTTGCAATTattgatgaatgaatgagaaaTTCAATTCTGTTGTGAACAATTGCCAAGTAGTTTGGAgtttgtccatgttgttttgagaatgtaatttctgtttcaagaaatgagccaaaccaatggagaaaaactgtaatataatacggtgtctttttctgtcttttgggATTGCTTCATGCACAGCAGAACTTGGCGTTGCCTGGTTTGGATTTGCTGGATCACTTCCCTCTAGAAGTATCAGTTAAAAGATGAATTGGAAATTTCTTTATCTTTATTTGGTGGCAGAGTCGTGCCCATAGGCCCAGTCAAGTGTGTTCTAAATTTGAGTGGTGTATTAAAAATTGTATCATGTATTTTGAAAAATTGAAGATTTCATTCATCAATTCACAATTTGTTTTCCCATGTTTAAAATGTGGCAGTCTTAACCGATAAaggagagtgtgtgttgtgtggtgccACACGAGTTTTGATTTCAAATCTTGTTGAAGACTCAGGCTGTTTATGGGAACAGCAGGAGATGCAATTACAGAGACAATCAAGCAATTCTGTGTGCGTTCAGCCATATGTTTCCTTCCATATTTCTGTCCTCAATCAGTGAGTTTACTGTTGCAGATCACGCCGTTATCCTTTCTCATCCCCAAACGAGATTAGAGTTATAATCAGTTTCATACAATGAAGAGATTTTGAAAGAGTTCCACCCAggtgacaaagaaaatgtttctaCTGTACTGCAGTCACACTTTGCCGTcacgcattgccagaccttcacAGAAGTACAACAGGTACGATGCTGGGTCAGCATTGGGTTTGTACTGTTACTGCTAGGGGATTTGTTTTAGACAGACTTGATCACAAACTAAGAAAACgttctttaaattaaatgtcCAGAAACATCTGGATGTTGTTCTTCACCTGATAGACTGATGATGGAGTTTGGAGCTACAAAAGGACCCACTGGAGAGTTTTCCTTTTTGTCATGTTCTCCATGTGATCCAGCATAGGTCATCTTCAAGTTGTCCATGCTCGTTAGTGAAACCAGTCAGGCATGAAAGTCAGCTCTTCCTCTTTTCACTGCCCTCTTTTTTTACAGTCgttttttcctgctttgtcTTCTCTGATCTGAACCTGACTTCTTTGCATTACAAGGCTGAAAGGTGGAAATATGAGTTCAGCAACTCATGGATTTGGGGATTGAATAATCTTAACAACTGGAAAAACAGAATCAAATTAAACAGATATAATATAGTAAAAATAATATCATGAATGACACCAACTCTGAAATATCAAGGTAACTATTGTTAAAAATTACCTATGATCCACAAAAGTTTGGCACAGTGACTGTTTCTTAGTTGGGGGGGTTAAATCACAAACCTGCAGCTGCAACTGAGAATCAATTGCCTTTGATTTAGTTTCTGCAAACAATGGATTTCCTTTCATATTTACATGCTCCTTCTGACTCCAAAGAAAGCTGTCCTTAACCAATTGATGTCTGTACTGTGGCTTCAGGGCCACCAGAGGACGCAGTGGAGCTGTTTGTCCATTAATGTCAGCAGTGTGGAGAGGATACTAACAGGTCCTCTGCCCTGTGCACCCTGGGAATGGTTCGGTACCTTGGCACTCTCGGTGCAGTGTGAGGGTAATggcaaaagaaaataacatgaattaatgaatgaatggatgactACATGAAAGAGTCTTGAATCAATGATTGACAGGGGAGGGTCATTGATACTTGTGCAACGTAATGTTATGTAGGGTGgactgtatgttgtatgtaaGTGTAAAGTCTATGTGTTATTGATGTTTACAGCAGCCTTATGTAGCActgatgcccaagacaaatttccctcaggggacaataaagttgatcttgatcttgatcttgaatgatcattgtagaatggcagttAAGCTTACTTTCTCCACTTGCTGATTTGCCATCAACACATTCATCTATATACAGAAAGACCTCTCTTGGCTGGACATCCTTCTCAGACAGGGGAGCTAAGCAGCATGGTGGCCCAACGGTCAACATTGTGGTCTCACATCAAGACGGTTCTGGGTTTGGATCCAGGTCGTTCAAAAATGATttcactttttattgtattctaTCCTGTCATATCCTGTCACAATGTGCTGTCATTGTGATCTTTCTGATCTGATGTTAAGTTTATAACAGCCAGCGCCTCTGTCTGCAGGGTGCATGATGAAATTCACTGTCATTATTCAGAGACTTCTTTTTCTCATGATTTCAAAACAAGTCAGAGGTTTTTTGCTCTCCGTCCCTCCCACTTgacaaaaactatgaaaagagaaggagaaagacagTTTAAATAACAGTTTGCATGAGTCACTTTACACCTTTCACACACTTTCAAGTTGCAATGTAGACTCCCCTGGAAAAGCACATGACTGCTTCATCATCTCAGTGACTCAGTTCTCAgaaattcacacacatcatTCTTTGGTAACTTCTTTATATGCTCAAACGTTGTCCTGGCTTTTCATTCAGGACATTATTCGGTTACACTTAACTTCAAGgcatctacataagagtgacatgacactgtcatgaacgtatCATAAACATCATAAACAAGTCAGGAACTTTTGTgacataatcttttttttaggaAGTGTAAGTAATGTAAAgtaagttatggttagggttagggttaaggttagggttcatgtgtcatgtcaCGTGTTCATGAAAGTGTCATGACCCTCTTATGTAGacaccttcaagtaaagtgtattCTTCGTGTAGTGACAGGTGCAAGACCCTCTAAAAGCTCTGGTTCTTAACCATTTTGGCTTGTGACCTTTTGTTTTACCCATTATGTAATGAACGTCCTCTTCACAACTCATATTTTTCAGCATTAGTATGCTGTAGCTTATTATGTCACTAGTAAATTGAAGAAGGCACAAAAGCTAAGTTTTGAAGGTTTattaaaacacataaacaaTCTGTCTTGTGGCTGTCGTAGCTGGTGTTGATTGGAGGCCGGCCCTGTTAAGGCTTTCCATTTAGGACATTATTCTTCATTTTGTGACAAGTGCAAGACTTTCTAAAGCTCTGGTTCTTTAAGGTCCCATAGCATGAAAACTTCccttttttgaggttttttaacattaatatgagttccctcagcctgcctatggtcccccagtggctagaaatggtagGTGTATGTCATGGTAGGATCCGAGCAAAGTTGcggttggtcaaggccacacccccagcccccAACTtgcccccctctcctcctcaaaaacTACACCCTCAGAAatagcacatactaaggaaagctcaatgTGAGTCtgcctctagtggctgtaattctggaccaaggctgaattttgagaaagagaattcagatacagtattagggaccactaaggtctatataaaagagacttcagatacagtattagggaccactaaggtctatataaaagagacttcagatacagtataggggaccactaaggtctatataaaagtgaacttccgatacagtattaggggaccactaaggtcgtataaaagatacttcagatatggtattagggaccactagatcatataaaagagacttcagatacagtattagggacactaaggtctatataaaagagacttcagatacagtataggggaccactaaggtctatataaaagtgacttcagatacagtataggggaccactaaggtctatataaagagacttcagatacagtattaggggaccacaggtctgtataaaagatacttcagatatgTTATTGGgtaccaataaggtctatataaaagagacttcagatacagtattaggagaccactaaggtctatataaaagagacttcagatacagtattgggaccactaaggtcaataaaGAACTTAGAACAGtatagggacactaaggtctatataaaagtgacttcagtacagtataggggaccactaaggtctatataaaagagacttcagatacagtattaggggaccactaagatctatataaaagagacttcagataccgtatagGGGaccaaaggtctatataaaagagacttcagatacagtattagggaccactaggtctatataaagagacttcagatacagtattagggaacactaaggttatataaaagagacttcagatctattagggaccactaaggtctatataaaagagaattcagacagtattgggaccactaaggtctataaaagagacttagatacagtattaggggaccactaaggtctaataaaagagacttcagatacagtattaggggaccactaaggtctatataaaagagacttcagatacagtattaggggaccattaaggtctatatgaaagcctccaaaagcaccatgtcatgggacctttaaccatTTATGCTTGTGATCCATTGTTTTACCCCCTATCAcacgactcttgcttctttgctctaattacacattcaacttaattattaacgtcacttacaccgcaatattgtttctcttatcatggcaaccgcacttcaaaattccttttgtttgacggcattttacttactcagtctaccatattttcattgtctatttcttgcctgtatttcttgccttgtatttctttcgtgcttacttgtttgtgtgttattgttttgtttttttgtttttttgtttttttgttttttgctgttgctgctatgctgctactgtaacgacagaatttccccgtcgagGGATAAATAAactataatctaatctaatctacttGTACAGTCTGTCTGAGCTGTGAGAGGTTCCACCAAAGAATGGTGTTTCCTCaatttgtttcatttgaatACCCATTGAGGAAGTATCTAGCATTTCAGCAATCTAGCAATCCATTTGTGCAACAGCCCCACACATATTACAGGAGCTTTGAATCATGACATTTTCGATAATGTCATTACATTTTTACGGGTATGTGGtaatcattttattgttttgttatatttttatatggACATTTTCCATACAATCTAATCTTCATCAGTCTGCAATTGCTTCTACGGTCAGGGAATGCCCTCATGGAGAAAGAATAGGGTCAATGACACAGACACCCATGTATTAGGGCAGGGAAACCACGGTATTACAGTAAGTGGTGAACTAACCCTAGTTACTGATAGAAGGGAGGGCTTTCACATACTGATAACATTCCATAGTACAGACACAGTTGTAGCCTATCTTTAGCTCTTTAGTCCGTCCCAACAATTGCAACAAACAAAGAGCAGGTATGTCACTTGTTTTTCAGTCTATTTTGATCATAAAGAGAGCTGACAAGCTTTGTTTATTGTATGTTGTCACAGACAGCTAATAGAAATGGACATGGCAAGGCTGGACTGTTCTCATAGTGGCTTGCGGTCTTTGGCAGGAAGTTAGTCTATAGCATTTGGAGATGGGCCTTCCCAGGTTTCAGTGTCTAGTCAGAGAGTGAACAAGACTCTAAATGCCTCTTTGGTCTGGACCTGTTCCTGACCTATGACCATACTTGGCACAGATTTGCAAGGGACCAGAGAGACAGCCTTATATGGATCAATAAACTATCACATTATTAACCCTGGAGGAGCTAACGTAATTCTCAATTGTCTGCCTCCTTAGAACTAGTAACTGTAAGACATTTGGCTATTTATTTGATCAAGTGACACATAACTGGACAATCATGGTGAAGTAGAATGCTGAGGTGCACACCGTGTACTCGTGACAAAACCAAATCTCATCCAGAAATCCCTTTATTGTATGTCTCTCCTATGTGTCTACCCTCTGATTGATGTGCTgataaaactggaaaaaaagctGTAAATGTTGACATTCAAGGCACAGATTTCTAATTTTGTAAGTCACAAGCTGTTAACACGTACTATGCTGAAAAATGTTGCCACATCATGACATATGGCCCTGGCTGAGCCCATCGGAGGCTCACCTGACTAACCAGGGGTGTGGCAACACAGAAGCTctataaataaaagcatgtcaagaATTTCATTCATAACATGGACAAACCCCATCCACTGAGCTGCAGCACTCTAAAACCAGACCTACCTGGCAGGCTCACCATGCTCAGACCACGCACACTTGAGCAGCTCATCTCCTGCATGCTGTTGCTCCTCGCCTCCTTCTCCAGCTCAGGGGAGAGCCGGCCTCACGTGGCCCACCAAGGCACACCTGATGTGGGCAAAACGGACAGCCAGAGGGTCCTGCTTCTGGAGGCGGTGAAGACGGGGATCCTCGACTCGTTGGGTATGGACAGGGAGCCCAGGCTAACTCAAAAAGCCTCGCAGGAGGAGCTTGCAAAGATGTATCAGCTCTACagggaaaaacagagagagctGAGAGGAAATTCCAGCCAGCCGATGAGGGAAACCTGGCAATCCACCATGTCTACTGTGCTCTTTCCAGCTACAGGTGAGATCATTTTTAGATAGGGAGACATCAGGAAGACACGCAGGCCTAATTTAACCATTGTcatgctaaaatgactgatgTGAAAAGCCAGTGTGGAACGTTTGAGTGGGAGTAGGAAAGAACGTTACACGACAAGATCCTGCAGTGTTTACCTCTGCAGAGGCAGACAAAAGCTTTTGTGCCATTGTGGTTGTAAATAACTTTTCTCCCTGGAATTTATCTGTGCAGAGTTTGAACGTATGCAAAGGGTTGGGAATAACATCAAACAGTCCTGTAAACAAAGCCAACACATTCCCACAAGCTTTTAGAAATCATGAGCGTGACAGACACACCTTTTACTTGATGTTAcactttaaacatgtttttatcagTCAATGTCATCAATGATAAGCGAAATGATGACTTGAGAGCATTGGAATTCAAATTAAAAGTTCAGGATGTTAAATACGTtatctttgtttgtttgctctCAAAACAGTGTAGGATGTTGCCAACTTTGGTTCTAAATaagctttttttcctgttttagtgGAGCCAATAAAAGCGGTTTGGAGGGGAGCACACCCACAACGCGTGCATTGGTACAGAGCTGTTTTCCACAAGAACCCCAATATCCAGACTGAACTGACACTAGCTCGGGCCGAGCTGAAGATTTCCAGGCAGATTTTAAATAAACCCACCTCATTTCAGCCTGAGGTAAGACCAGAAATTGAAGTTAAAGTCAACCGAATGAAGCCGATGAACTCTGCTGCATGGACACATGGAAACTCTCCGGTGAGAGCCAATGCATCACACACTCAAGATGT
The sequence above is drawn from the Etheostoma spectabile isolate EspeVRDwgs_2016 chromosome 12, UIUC_Espe_1.0, whole genome shotgun sequence genome and encodes:
- the gdf15 gene encoding growth/differentiation factor 8, encoding MDKPHPLSCSTLKPDLPGRLTMLRPRTLEQLISCMLLLLASFSSSGESRPHVAHQGTPDVGKTDSQRVLLLEAVKTGILDSLGMDREPRLTQKASQEELAKMYQLYREKQRELRGNSSQPMRETWQSTMSTVLFPATVEPIKAVWRGAHPQRVHWYRAVFHKNPNIQTELTLARAELKISRQILNKPTSFQPEVRPEIEVKVNRMKPMNSAAWTHGNSPVRANASHTQDVVLDISPEVERWMRTNGGEALLVDVGTVVGDKEAFKANPSISLELGLTPPKPARKTRLPRSNKEDVCDERGWCCRKSVTVSFKDIGWTDWVVAPTEYTMHFCDGTCPHNYKPASMHTQVKSRLHQITKGGSPRPCCVPAAYEPMVLMHYDSRGKLKLTPFDDLIVSKCHCA